A genomic stretch from Methylorubrum extorquens includes:
- the rpoB gene encoding RNA polymerase, beta subunit (Evidence 2a : Function from experimental evidences in other organisms; PubMedId : 2068078, 9893021; Product type e : enzyme), with protein MANTLVGRKRIRKFFGKIREVAEMPNLIEVQKASYDQFLMVDEPEGGRADEGLQSVFKSVFPISDFASTALLEFVRYTFEQPKYDVDECRQRGITFAAPLKVTLRLIVFDVDPDTGAKSVKDIKEQDVYMGDMPLMTDNGTFIVNGTERVIVSQMHRSPGVFFDHDKGKTHSSGKLLFAARIIPYRGSWLDVEFDAKDIVHVRIDRKRKLPVTSLLFALGLDGEEILSTFYNRVAYQRDGADWRVPFDAERLKGFKASVDLIDADSGEVVLEAGKKLNARNARLIGEKGTKFLRAADEDLIGQYIAEDLVNMKTGEIWAEAGDEISEKLLKSLDDVGVTELPVLDIDHVNVGPYIRNTLAVDKNSAREGALFDIYRVMRPGEPPTLDTAEAMFHSLFFDSERYDLSAVGRVKMNMRLDLDAADTVRTLRREDMLAVVKALVDLRDGKGEIDDIDHLGNRRVRSVGELMENQYRLGLLRMERAIKERMSSVDIDTVMPQDLINAKPAAAAVREFFGSSQLSQFMDQTNPLSEVTHKRRLSALGPGGLTRERAGFEVRDVHPTHYGRICPIETPEGPNIGLINSLATFARVNKYGFIETPFRRVKDGVVTDEVAYLSAMEEAKYYVAQANAGMDEGRKLTDDLVVCRRAGEVIVVAPDRVDLMDVSPKQLVSVAAALIPFLENDDANRALMGSNMQRQAVPLVRADAPFVGTGMEAVVARDSGAAIAARRSGIVDQVDATRIVIRASEETDPTKPGVDIYRLQKFQRSNQSTCITQKPLVRVGEPVKKGEIIADGPSTEFGELALGRNVLVAFMPWNGYNFEDSILLSERIVKDDVFTSIHIEEFEVMARDTKLGPEEITRDIPNVSEEALKNLDEAGIVYIGAEVHAGDILVGKITPKGESPMTPEEKLLRAIFGEKASDVRDTSLRVPPGVTGTIVEVRVFNRHGVDKDERAQAIEREEIERLAKDRDDEQTILDRNTYARLAEVLIGQSPIAGPKGFRKDTTLTREIISEYPRSQWWQFAVVDDRMMTEIEAMQKQYDESKKRLEQRFLDKVEKLQRGDELPPGVMKMVKVFVAVKRKIQPGDKMAGRHGNKGVVSRIVPIEDMPFLEDGTHADIVLNPLGVPSRMNVGQILETHLGWAAAGLGRKVSKAVDAYLKNQDIAPLRAEMEAIYSPSELEGLSDEALAEAGNNVRRGVPMATPVFNGAKEADIETMLEMAGLDRSAQSTLYDGRTGEPFDRKVTMGYIYMLKLHHLVDDKIHARSIGPYSLVTQQPLGGKAQFGGQRFGEMEVWALEAYGAAYTLQEMLTVKSDDVAGRTKVYEAIVRGDDTFEAGIPESFNVLVKEMRSLGLNVELTSSKQQQAANDQIEPPADAAE; from the coding sequence CCGGCGCCAAGTCGGTCAAGGACATCAAGGAGCAGGATGTCTACATGGGCGACATGCCGCTCATGACGGACAACGGCACCTTCATCGTCAACGGCACCGAGCGCGTCATCGTCTCGCAGATGCACCGCTCGCCGGGCGTGTTCTTCGACCACGACAAGGGCAAGACCCACTCGTCCGGCAAGCTGCTGTTCGCCGCCCGCATCATCCCCTACCGGGGCTCCTGGCTCGACGTCGAGTTCGACGCCAAGGACATCGTGCACGTGCGTATCGACCGCAAGCGCAAGCTGCCGGTCACCTCGCTGCTGTTCGCGCTCGGCCTCGACGGCGAAGAGATCCTCTCGACCTTCTACAACCGCGTCGCCTACCAGCGTGACGGGGCGGATTGGCGCGTGCCGTTCGACGCCGAGCGCCTCAAGGGCTTCAAGGCCTCGGTCGATCTCATCGACGCCGATTCCGGCGAGGTCGTGCTGGAGGCGGGCAAGAAGCTCAACGCTCGCAATGCGCGTCTGATCGGCGAGAAGGGGACCAAGTTCCTGCGCGCCGCGGACGAGGATCTGATCGGCCAGTACATAGCCGAAGACCTCGTCAACATGAAGACGGGCGAGATCTGGGCCGAGGCCGGCGACGAGATCTCCGAGAAGCTCCTCAAGAGCCTCGACGACGTCGGCGTCACCGAGCTGCCCGTGCTCGACATCGACCACGTCAATGTCGGCCCCTACATCCGCAACACGCTGGCGGTGGACAAGAACTCCGCCCGCGAAGGCGCGCTGTTCGACATCTACCGGGTCATGCGTCCCGGCGAGCCGCCGACGCTCGACACCGCCGAGGCGATGTTCCACTCGCTGTTCTTCGATTCCGAGCGCTACGACCTCTCGGCGGTCGGCCGCGTGAAGATGAACATGCGCCTCGACCTCGACGCCGCCGACACCGTGCGGACGCTGCGCCGCGAGGACATGCTCGCGGTCGTCAAGGCGCTGGTCGACCTGCGCGACGGCAAGGGCGAGATCGACGACATCGACCACCTCGGCAACCGCCGTGTCCGCTCGGTCGGCGAGCTGATGGAGAACCAGTACCGTCTGGGCCTCCTGCGGATGGAGCGCGCCATCAAGGAGCGCATGTCCTCGGTCGATATCGACACGGTGATGCCGCAGGACCTCATCAACGCGAAGCCCGCCGCGGCGGCCGTGCGCGAGTTCTTCGGCTCGTCGCAGCTCTCGCAGTTCATGGACCAGACCAACCCGCTGTCGGAAGTGACGCACAAGCGCCGCCTCTCGGCGCTTGGCCCAGGCGGTCTGACCCGCGAGCGCGCCGGCTTCGAGGTGCGCGACGTGCACCCGACCCATTACGGCCGCATCTGCCCGATCGAGACCCCGGAAGGCCCGAATATCGGCCTGATCAACTCGCTGGCGACCTTCGCCCGCGTGAACAAGTACGGCTTCATCGAGACGCCGTTCCGCCGGGTGAAGGACGGCGTGGTGACCGACGAGGTCGCCTACCTCTCCGCCATGGAAGAGGCGAAGTACTACGTCGCCCAGGCCAATGCCGGCATGGACGAGGGCCGCAAGCTGACGGACGACCTCGTGGTCTGCCGCCGCGCGGGTGAGGTCATCGTGGTCGCCCCCGACCGCGTCGATCTCATGGACGTGTCGCCGAAGCAGCTCGTCTCGGTCGCAGCCGCGCTGATCCCGTTCCTCGAGAACGACGACGCCAACCGCGCGCTGATGGGCTCGAACATGCAGCGCCAGGCGGTGCCGCTGGTTCGCGCCGACGCGCCTTTCGTCGGCACCGGCATGGAGGCCGTGGTCGCCCGCGACTCGGGTGCTGCCATCGCTGCCCGCCGCTCCGGCATCGTCGATCAGGTGGACGCCACCCGTATCGTCATCCGCGCCTCGGAAGAGACCGACCCGACCAAGCCCGGCGTCGACATCTACCGCCTGCAGAAGTTCCAGCGCTCCAACCAGTCGACCTGCATCACGCAGAAGCCGCTGGTGCGCGTCGGCGAGCCGGTGAAGAAGGGCGAGATCATCGCCGACGGTCCCTCGACAGAGTTCGGTGAGCTCGCGCTCGGCCGCAACGTGCTCGTCGCGTTCATGCCGTGGAACGGCTACAACTTCGAGGACTCGATCCTGCTCTCCGAGCGGATCGTGAAGGATGACGTGTTCACCTCGATCCACATCGAGGAATTCGAGGTGATGGCCCGCGACACCAAGCTGGGTCCGGAGGAGATCACCCGCGACATCCCGAACGTCTCGGAAGAGGCGCTCAAGAACCTCGACGAGGCCGGCATCGTCTATATCGGCGCCGAGGTGCATGCTGGCGACATCCTCGTCGGCAAGATCACGCCGAAGGGCGAGAGCCCGATGACGCCGGAGGAGAAGCTCCTTCGCGCCATCTTCGGCGAGAAGGCCTCGGACGTACGCGACACCTCGCTCCGGGTTCCCCCGGGCGTGACCGGCACGATCGTCGAGGTGCGGGTGTTCAACCGCCACGGCGTCGACAAGGACGAGCGCGCCCAGGCGATCGAGCGCGAGGAGATCGAGCGTCTCGCCAAGGACCGCGACGACGAGCAGACCATCCTCGACCGCAACACCTATGCCCGCTTGGCCGAGGTGCTGATCGGTCAGTCGCCGATCGCCGGCCCGAAGGGCTTCCGCAAGGACACCACGCTGACCCGCGAGATCATCAGCGAGTATCCCCGCTCGCAATGGTGGCAGTTCGCCGTCGTCGACGACCGTATGATGACGGAAATCGAGGCGATGCAGAAGCAGTACGACGAGTCGAAGAAGCGCCTTGAGCAGCGCTTCCTCGACAAGGTCGAGAAGCTGCAGCGCGGCGACGAGCTTCCGCCCGGCGTCATGAAGATGGTCAAGGTCTTCGTGGCGGTGAAGCGCAAGATCCAGCCCGGCGACAAGATGGCCGGCCGCCACGGCAACAAGGGTGTCGTGTCGCGTATCGTGCCGATCGAGGACATGCCGTTCCTCGAAGACGGCACGCATGCCGACATCGTGCTCAACCCGCTCGGCGTGCCCTCGCGCATGAATGTCGGCCAGATCCTGGAAACCCATCTGGGCTGGGCGGCTGCGGGCTTGGGTCGCAAGGTCTCCAAGGCGGTCGATGCCTATCTGAAGAACCAGGATATCGCGCCGCTGCGGGCTGAGATGGAAGCGATCTACTCGCCGTCCGAACTCGAGGGGCTGTCCGACGAGGCTCTGGCCGAGGCGGGCAACAACGTGCGCCGCGGCGTGCCGATGGCCACTCCGGTGTTCAACGGCGCCAAGGAAGCCGACATCGAGACGATGCTGGAGATGGCCGGGCTCGACCGCTCGGCGCAGTCGACGCTCTACGACGGGCGGACCGGCGAGCCCTTCGACCGCAAGGTCACCATGGGCTACATCTACATGCTGAAGCTGCACCACCTCGTGGACGACAAGATCCACGCGCGCTCGATCGGTCCGTACTCGCTCGTCACCCAGCAGCCGCTGGGCGGTAAGGCGCAGTTCGGCGGTCAGCGCTTCGGTGAGATGGAGGTCTGGGCGCTGGAGGCCTATGGCGCGGCCTACACGCTGCAGGAGATGCTTACGGTGAAGTCGGACGACGTGGCCGGCCGTACCAAGGTCTACGAGGCGATCGTCCGCGGCGACGACACGTTCGAGGCCGGCATCCCCGAATCCTTCAACGTGCTCGTCAAGGAGATGCGCTCGCTCGGCCTCAACGTCGAGCTCACCTCCTCCAAGCAGCAGCAGGCGGCCAACGACCAGATCGAGCCGCCGGCCGACGCCGCCGAGTAA